Proteins encoded by one window of Rhizobium sullae:
- a CDS encoding TraH family protein, translating to MVDAALIKQCSNPALRPAIVEAFIARAGSQDPLAVTVRSGNRVVLVPKPTTPDEAMKLIGKHIGRNTLRVGITQYPAGLGIMEAGALKPDLVDACANLRMGTALFARVYRIVMKWYGNPTGKEVLPEVLDDAIIAWQTGYFEGTAVFRTPDPGGVEVDEPAAQEPARNTAGKSEEPSYEEQSAPAEDPARDGDPDTAGIRIDLSGIGAK from the coding sequence ATGGTCGACGCCGCCCTTATAAAGCAATGTTCCAATCCTGCCCTGAGGCCCGCCATCGTCGAGGCCTTCATCGCGCGAGCGGGGTCGCAGGATCCGCTCGCCGTCACGGTGCGCTCGGGCAACCGCGTCGTGCTGGTGCCGAAACCGACGACACCGGACGAGGCGATGAAGCTCATCGGCAAACATATCGGCCGCAACACGCTCCGGGTCGGGATCACCCAATATCCGGCCGGTCTCGGCATCATGGAGGCCGGCGCGCTGAAACCGGACCTGGTCGACGCCTGCGCGAACCTGCGCATGGGCACGGCCCTCTTCGCCAGGGTCTATCGGATCGTCATGAAATGGTACGGCAATCCGACCGGGAAGGAGGTTTTGCCCGAGGTGCTCGATGATGCGATCATCGCCTGGCAGACCGGATATTTCGAGGGGACGGCGGTGTTTCGGACGCCGGACCCGGGCGGGGTCGAAGTGGATGAACCCGCCGCTCAAGAACCGGCGAGGAATACTGCCGGGAAGTCGGAAGAGCCTAGTTATGAAGAACAGAGCGCACCGGCCGAGGATCCCGCCCGTGACGGCGATCCCGACACGGCCGGCATTCGGATCGATCTCTCGGGCATCGGTGCCAAATAA
- the traR gene encoding autoinducer-binding transcriptional regulator TraR, with amino-acid sequence MRQWLDKLTDLAAIPGDERIVKHGLARFTEEMGFAGYAYVNILSSHTHVVSNYGPEWQSEYAEQHYFEIDPVVRRARALKGAFTWSGEAERSQLSKEERSFYAHAADFGIRSGVTIPIRAAHGTLAMFTLASGKPESELKHGLDPLAAAAAVGQLHARISFTDLAPTLPQPEFFDSTAANYLYWISEGKTKREVAGIHNVSYDSVRSKLRIAGKYLETGNTTHLVSTAIRMGLI; translated from the coding sequence ATGCGACAATGGCTGGACAAGCTCACCGATCTCGCCGCCATTCCTGGCGATGAACGCATCGTAAAACATGGGCTTGCGAGATTCACCGAGGAGATGGGATTTGCGGGCTATGCATATGTCAACATCCTATCGAGCCACACCCACGTCGTTTCGAACTATGGGCCAGAGTGGCAATCCGAATATGCCGAACAGCATTATTTCGAGATCGACCCTGTCGTTCGACGCGCCAGAGCGCTGAAAGGAGCCTTTACCTGGAGCGGTGAAGCGGAGAGGTCACAATTGTCGAAGGAGGAGCGTTCGTTCTATGCGCACGCGGCCGATTTCGGCATCCGCTCCGGCGTGACCATTCCCATCAGGGCCGCACATGGCACGCTGGCGATGTTCACGCTTGCCTCGGGAAAGCCGGAGAGCGAATTGAAACACGGGCTGGACCCGTTGGCCGCCGCCGCGGCGGTGGGGCAGTTGCATGCCCGCATCAGCTTTACCGATCTGGCACCGACCCTTCCGCAGCCCGAATTCTTCGATTCCACGGCAGCCAACTATCTTTACTGGATCTCCGAAGGCAAGACGAAGCGGGAAGTGGCAGGCATCCACAACGTCTCATATGACAGCGTGCGGTCAAAGCTTCGAATAGCGGGCAAGTATCTCGAGACCGGGAACACGACGCACCTGGTCTCGACCGCCATTCGCATGGGGCTGATCTGA
- a CDS encoding UPF0262 family protein: MICATTTPSSFRLCAVSLDPPHASKTDSAQQREQGVVISDLLDNNIFVPAEHGGGPYRLVLALKDRYLGLSVATERGAHVLSHHLSLTSFRRLFKDYSLVCESFANAAARLTPDRLEAIDMGRRAIHDEGSELLRERLKSKVEIDQETARRLFTLIHLLVSQTLPAGAD; this comes from the coding sequence ATGATCTGCGCGACAACCACTCCGTCCAGTTTTCGGCTTTGCGCAGTCTCGCTCGATCCGCCTCACGCAAGCAAGACGGACTCAGCGCAACAGCGAGAGCAGGGTGTCGTCATTTCCGACCTGCTGGACAACAATATTTTTGTGCCGGCCGAACATGGCGGTGGTCCCTATCGGCTGGTCCTTGCCTTGAAGGACAGGTACCTGGGGCTGTCTGTGGCGACCGAGAGGGGCGCGCATGTGCTCAGCCATCATCTATCGCTCACATCGTTCCGCCGGCTGTTCAAGGACTACAGCCTTGTTTGCGAGAGTTTCGCCAACGCCGCGGCGAGACTGACCCCCGACAGGCTGGAAGCCATCGACATGGGACGTCGCGCCATCCATGACGAGGGGTCTGAACTGCTACGCGAACGCCTCAAATCCAAGGTCGAGATCGATCAGGAGACGGCCCGCCGGCTGTTTACGCTGATCCATCTGCTGGTCTCGCAGACATTGCCTGCAGGGGCCGATTGA
- a CDS encoding MFS transporter codes for MQREDSYSSVSTTLAPLQNRAFRAIWSATQISSLGWLVQTTAISWLMATISPSDLMVALVQASSTLPAFFLSILAGAIADSFSRRGVMLAGHCLIALASATLAIAVALGFVSPWLILGLGFLAGCGFALNDPAWHASVGDILEKRDIPAAVTLMSVGYNIVRSIGPALGGLILAFLGPLAAFVLAAMSDLVPLTAVARSKWYMRPSPLPRERITTAIHDGLRFSAISSEIRAAILRGTLFGLASISILALLPLIVRDRLVSGPIVYGTLLAAFGIGAFSAGLCSNYMRRIMSRDQLLAAPSTACAICCLTLALTSSLPFAAVALAIGGAGWLLTWTGIDVAIQLSSPRWVVGRTLSIYYALSYGGMAAGSWIWGSVAQNYSLTVAFEGAATVLLLVAAAAFVLPIELWEETEQGSSEFVAPSLALDLKPRSGPIVVKADYLITEHNLDAFLDCMRERRRVQSRAGARNWTLQRSLQTPSLWTETYWTPTWVDYLRLNHRLTAGDREVGLRLAALHDGDLPPEPMLSIERGTGAARSRSQPIPRISRP; via the coding sequence ATGCAGCGTGAGGATTCGTATTCGAGCGTCTCAACGACACTGGCCCCTCTTCAGAACCGTGCGTTCCGCGCGATCTGGTCGGCCACGCAAATTTCAAGCCTCGGCTGGCTCGTCCAGACGACAGCCATCAGTTGGCTGATGGCCACGATTTCACCCTCCGACCTGATGGTCGCACTGGTGCAAGCTTCTTCCACACTGCCGGCATTCTTTCTATCCATCCTCGCAGGCGCCATTGCCGATAGCTTCAGTCGACGCGGCGTCATGCTTGCCGGGCACTGCCTGATTGCGCTGGCATCCGCGACGCTGGCAATCGCTGTGGCATTGGGCTTTGTCAGCCCGTGGTTGATCCTTGGCCTGGGGTTTTTGGCCGGGTGCGGCTTCGCGCTGAACGATCCCGCCTGGCACGCCTCGGTCGGCGACATTCTGGAGAAGCGCGACATTCCGGCGGCTGTCACATTGATGTCCGTCGGATACAACATCGTGCGCAGCATAGGTCCGGCCCTCGGTGGCCTTATCCTTGCGTTCCTCGGACCACTTGCAGCCTTCGTCCTGGCGGCAATGAGCGATCTGGTGCCGCTCACCGCTGTTGCCCGTTCGAAATGGTATATGCGCCCTTCGCCGCTGCCACGCGAGCGAATTACCACGGCTATCCATGACGGCCTGCGCTTCTCCGCGATCTCCTCCGAGATCCGAGCAGCCATTCTCCGTGGAACATTGTTCGGGTTGGCCAGCATATCCATCCTCGCGCTGCTCCCGCTGATCGTACGAGATCGTTTGGTGAGCGGCCCTATCGTATACGGCACGTTGTTGGCTGCTTTTGGCATCGGCGCTTTTTCCGCTGGCCTTTGCAGCAACTATATGAGGCGGATCATGTCCCGTGATCAACTGCTCGCAGCTCCGTCCACTGCATGCGCCATCTGCTGCCTGACGCTGGCTCTCACATCGTCGCTGCCCTTTGCCGCCGTCGCGCTGGCAATTGGAGGGGCGGGCTGGCTCCTTACGTGGACCGGAATTGACGTTGCGATACAGTTGTCGAGCCCGCGGTGGGTCGTTGGCCGCACGCTTTCCATCTACTATGCCCTGTCTTACGGCGGTATGGCGGCGGGTAGCTGGATCTGGGGCTCTGTTGCCCAGAATTATTCGTTGACGGTGGCCTTTGAAGGTGCCGCCACGGTTCTGTTGCTTGTTGCTGCCGCAGCATTCGTGCTGCCGATCGAGCTTTGGGAAGAAACAGAACAGGGCTCGTCAGAGTTCGTCGCGCCGTCACTCGCACTGGACCTGAAACCAAGAAGCGGGCCGATTGTCGTCAAGGCCGACTACCTGATAACCGAGCACAATCTCGATGCCTTTCTGGACTGCATGCGCGAACGGCGGCGCGTTCAGAGCCGAGCCGGTGCGCGAAACTGGACGCTTCAGCGGAGCTTGCAAACACCCTCCCTTTGGACCGAAACCTACTGGACGCCGACCTGGGTGGACTACCTTCGCCTGAACCATCGGCTGACCGCGGGAGACAGAGAAGTCGGGTTGCGTCTCGCCGCCCTGCATGATGGCGACCTTCCTCCTGAACCAATGCTTTCCATAGAGCGGGGCACCGGTGCGGCACGCAGCCGCAGCCAACCGATACCACGCATTTCGCGGCCTTGA
- a CDS encoding fumarate hydratase, which yields MGVISEADLIDSVSDALQYISYYHPPDYIKALGDAYLCEESPAAKDAIAQMLTNSRMSAIGHRPICQDTGIVTVFVKWGQGCTLASSRSLQNVIDEGVRRAYLNRSNPLRASIVADPAFSRCNTRDNTPSVVHVEMVPGSRVEVTLAAKGGGSENKSKFTMLNPSDSIVDWVLETVPSMGAGWCPPGMLGIGIGGTAEKAMVMAKESLMGPIDMAQLKARGPTTDIENLRVELYDKINALGIGAQGLGGLTTVLDVKILDWPTHAASKPVAIVPNCAATRHAHFTLDGSGPSFLPKPDLSSWPDVSWAPDKHALRVDLNTLAAAEIKHWKAGDRLLLSGKLLTGRDAAHKRIHDLLARGEPLPLSFKDRVIYYVGPVDPVGDEAVGPAGPTTASRMDKFTDMMLDLGLLAMVGKAERGSIAIASIKAHQRAYLTAVGGAAYLVAQAIRSSRIVAFEDLGMEAIYEFEVEDMPVTVAVTVDGENLHASGPEFWRR from the coding sequence ATGGGAGTGATATCTGAGGCTGACCTGATCGACAGCGTGTCTGACGCGCTGCAATACATAAGCTACTATCATCCCCCCGATTACATAAAGGCTCTGGGAGACGCATACCTGTGTGAGGAATCCCCAGCGGCGAAGGACGCAATTGCGCAAATGCTGACCAACAGTAGGATGTCAGCGATAGGCCACCGTCCCATTTGCCAAGATACGGGCATCGTCACGGTGTTCGTAAAATGGGGACAAGGATGCACTCTCGCCTCAAGCCGCAGCCTCCAAAATGTCATCGACGAAGGCGTTCGCCGAGCTTACCTAAATAGGTCGAATCCATTGCGAGCATCCATCGTTGCCGACCCGGCATTCTCGCGATGCAATACGCGGGACAATACTCCCAGTGTAGTGCATGTCGAGATGGTCCCCGGAAGTAGAGTCGAAGTCACCCTTGCTGCAAAGGGTGGAGGCTCCGAAAATAAGTCCAAATTCACAATGCTCAATCCCTCCGATTCCATCGTTGACTGGGTGCTCGAGACCGTACCTTCGATGGGCGCCGGGTGGTGCCCCCCGGGTATGCTTGGAATCGGTATCGGTGGCACGGCCGAGAAGGCGATGGTTATGGCGAAAGAGTCGCTTATGGGTCCTATCGACATGGCACAGCTAAAAGCTCGGGGGCCAACTACAGACATAGAGAATTTACGCGTTGAGCTTTACGACAAGATCAATGCATTGGGGATAGGTGCACAAGGTCTCGGCGGACTGACGACGGTTTTGGATGTGAAGATCCTTGACTGGCCCACGCATGCCGCCTCAAAGCCCGTCGCAATAGTGCCCAACTGTGCGGCCACCCGCCACGCACATTTTACCCTCGATGGTTCGGGGCCCTCCTTTCTACCCAAACCGGACCTGTCCTCATGGCCGGATGTCTCATGGGCTCCGGATAAACACGCGCTGCGTGTCGATCTCAATACGCTCGCCGCGGCTGAGATCAAGCACTGGAAGGCAGGGGACCGTCTGCTCTTGTCGGGAAAACTGCTCACGGGCCGGGATGCCGCTCACAAACGTATTCATGACTTACTTGCTCGCGGTGAACCGTTGCCCCTCTCGTTCAAGGACAGGGTCATTTACTATGTCGGACCAGTGGATCCGGTCGGTGATGAAGCCGTTGGACCAGCCGGCCCGACAACAGCGAGCCGCATGGATAAATTCACAGACATGATGCTCGACCTCGGTTTGCTCGCGATGGTCGGAAAGGCTGAGCGGGGTAGCATTGCGATTGCGTCGATAAAGGCACATCAGCGGGCTTATCTGACGGCCGTCGGCGGCGCCGCCTATCTCGTTGCCCAGGCTATTCGTTCCAGCCGTATCGTTGCGTTTGAAGACTTAGGAATGGAAGCGATCTATGAGTTTGAAGTGGAGGACATGCCGGTAACGGTGGCTGTCACGGTTGACGGCGAAAATCTACACGCGTCGGGACCCGAATTTTGGCGTCGTTAG
- a CDS encoding LysR family transcriptional regulator codes for MSDAFEKITLRQLQIFLAVVEHKSFVAAAAQLDLTPPAVSMQMSRLSEFLDAPLFDRDGRSIQLTAAATALIPYAERMTEALIEACNVIDGLQGRLDHLVRVAMVTTSRNFGPHLLQEFGRLHPDIQIETTIANREKVIELLETGNVDLALMGRPPQRIEVEAVPFASHPYVLIGHPAHILAGKQHIARRELVNFKFIAREAGSGTRMIHDYYFTSHSVQFPSIYVVMDSNENIKQAVMANMGLAFISAHTIALECQTKKLRILPAEDMPAMREWFAVHLKGRQLRPAAESFKAFVLNEGPNFIRRFFGNLPKELLRA; via the coding sequence ATGTCTGACGCATTTGAAAAAATAACGCTTCGCCAGCTGCAAATTTTCTTAGCCGTCGTGGAACATAAGAGTTTCGTGGCCGCCGCCGCGCAGCTCGATCTCACTCCCCCTGCCGTGTCGATGCAGATGAGCCGCCTGTCCGAATTCCTCGATGCCCCTCTCTTCGACCGCGACGGCCGATCGATTCAGTTGACGGCCGCTGCAACGGCGCTGATTCCCTATGCGGAACGCATGACCGAGGCGTTGATTGAGGCCTGCAACGTCATCGATGGCCTGCAGGGCAGGCTCGACCACCTGGTTCGCGTTGCGATGGTGACGACGTCCAGGAACTTCGGCCCGCACCTTCTGCAGGAATTCGGCCGGCTGCACCCCGACATCCAGATTGAGACCACGATCGCCAACCGGGAAAAGGTCATTGAGCTGCTGGAGACGGGCAATGTGGATCTTGCGCTGATGGGTCGTCCCCCGCAGCGCATCGAGGTTGAGGCTGTCCCTTTTGCTTCACACCCATATGTTCTGATCGGTCATCCAGCACACATCTTGGCCGGCAAGCAACACATCGCAAGGCGGGAATTGGTGAATTTTAAATTCATTGCGCGCGAGGCAGGGTCCGGAACCCGAATGATCCATGATTACTACTTCACCAGTCATTCGGTACAATTTCCCTCCATATACGTCGTCATGGACAGCAATGAAAATATCAAACAAGCGGTGATGGCGAATATGGGGCTCGCCTTCATTTCTGCTCATACGATAGCGTTGGAATGTCAAACCAAGAAGCTCCGTATCCTTCCAGCAGAGGACATGCCGGCGATGCGTGAATGGTTTGCCGTCCACCTAAAAGGCAGACAATTGCGACCAGCAGCCGAGAGCTTCAAGGCCTTCGTTTTGAATGAAGGCCCCAACTTCATCCGGCGGTTTTTTGGGAACTTGCCAAAAGAGCTTTTGCGCGCTTGA
- a CDS encoding HpcH/HpaI aldolase/citrate lyase family protein yields the protein MSRLGSAPLWRSLLFVPAHEKRFVEKAHTRGADAVILDLEDSAPAFAKEMARENLRPSIASISGHGVSVVVRVNRDLANCVADLAVAVSHGVEAIMLPKVRGPDHVALMDEFITEREKQTGLSPYSIGLLNLIETPAALSMAGQIGAASRRVIGLALGTEDFSAECGFEPTYENLFGPCQQMILACRMQGLQAFGLPGTIARYDNSVGFEDLAVRSRKMGLDGVLCVHPNQVAAVNSAFRPTPTERNHALRVVAAFEGGEAVGRGAVSVDGEMIDLPIVKRAKALLASSQKTAG from the coding sequence ATGTCTAGGCTGGGATCCGCACCACTTTGGCGATCGTTGCTTTTCGTGCCTGCGCACGAAAAACGCTTCGTTGAAAAGGCGCACACCCGTGGCGCCGATGCCGTTATCCTCGATCTCGAGGATAGCGCACCCGCCTTCGCCAAGGAAATGGCCAGAGAAAACCTTCGACCTTCTATCGCGAGCATCTCCGGGCACGGCGTAAGCGTTGTCGTCCGAGTCAACCGCGATCTGGCCAATTGCGTGGCCGATCTTGCTGTTGCTGTCTCTCACGGTGTCGAGGCAATCATGCTGCCGAAGGTGAGGGGCCCCGACCATGTTGCCTTGATGGATGAATTCATCACGGAAAGAGAGAAACAGACTGGGCTATCTCCATACTCTATCGGGTTACTCAACCTGATCGAAACACCCGCCGCCCTGTCGATGGCAGGACAGATTGGAGCGGCATCGCGCCGCGTGATTGGGCTTGCGCTCGGGACTGAAGACTTCAGTGCGGAATGCGGGTTTGAACCAACCTATGAGAATTTGTTCGGACCTTGTCAGCAGATGATTCTCGCCTGCCGCATGCAGGGCTTGCAGGCGTTCGGCTTGCCAGGAACCATCGCTCGCTACGACAATTCGGTGGGGTTTGAAGATCTCGCGGTTCGTTCCCGCAAGATGGGGTTAGACGGCGTCCTCTGTGTGCATCCAAATCAGGTCGCGGCCGTCAATTCCGCCTTCCGGCCGACGCCCACCGAACGTAATCACGCGTTGCGCGTGGTCGCGGCCTTTGAGGGAGGCGAGGCTGTCGGCCGGGGTGCGGTCAGCGTCGACGGGGAAATGATCGATCTCCCGATCGTCAAGCGCGCAAAAGCTCTTTTGGCAAGTTCCCAAAAAACCGCCGGATGA
- a CDS encoding CaiB/BaiF CoA transferase family protein, giving the protein MNMKMENFAHSKPYSELLVVSIEQAVAAPLCSCHFAEGGARVIKIERPEGDFARKYDKAVKGESSYFVWANHGKESLCLDIKNRDDAALLHSLLAKADIFIQNLAPGASARAGFDSDDLRRRHSRLITCDISGYGDTGTYRDMKAYDFLVQCESGLVAVNGAPGAPGRIGVSVCDIGASMNAIIGIQQALYLRSRTGAGSGVKVSLFDTAADWMTVPLMHTVYGGKAPEPVGLHHPSIAPYGGFATADGHVLAISIQNEREWVRLCAEVIGDAGLASDPRFSDASLRVKNRSDLDALIARFFEANTRGDLAEKLRNAGVAYGGVNSVETFSRHPQLRRRGVTLESGETVQLAGAPIQYSFEDPQASFGRIPKIGEHTEAIRREFVRVEANV; this is encoded by the coding sequence ATGAACATGAAGATGGAGAACTTCGCCCACTCGAAACCTTATTCGGAACTTCTGGTCGTATCGATCGAACAGGCCGTGGCCGCGCCGCTGTGCTCATGTCACTTTGCGGAAGGCGGAGCCCGGGTCATCAAGATCGAACGGCCGGAGGGGGATTTCGCGCGCAAATATGACAAGGCCGTGAAGGGTGAGTCGTCCTATTTCGTCTGGGCAAATCACGGGAAGGAATCCCTGTGTCTCGACATAAAAAACCGGGATGACGCAGCGCTTTTGCATAGTCTCCTCGCGAAGGCGGACATCTTCATTCAGAACCTTGCGCCTGGAGCAAGTGCCCGTGCTGGTTTCGACAGCGACGATCTGCGCCGGCGCCACTCTAGGCTCATAACCTGTGATATCAGCGGGTACGGTGATACCGGCACATATCGGGATATGAAGGCCTATGACTTTCTCGTGCAATGCGAGAGCGGTCTCGTCGCGGTCAACGGCGCTCCTGGTGCGCCAGGAAGGATCGGCGTTTCCGTTTGCGACATCGGAGCAAGCATGAATGCAATCATCGGCATTCAGCAAGCGTTGTACCTCCGTTCGCGAACAGGTGCTGGATCCGGCGTGAAGGTGTCGCTGTTTGATACCGCTGCCGATTGGATGACGGTGCCTCTGATGCACACGGTCTACGGAGGCAAAGCGCCCGAGCCAGTCGGCCTGCATCATCCCTCGATTGCTCCCTATGGGGGATTCGCGACGGCTGACGGCCATGTCCTTGCGATTTCCATCCAGAATGAACGGGAATGGGTTCGCCTTTGCGCGGAGGTCATTGGAGACGCTGGCCTCGCTTCCGACCCGCGGTTCTCGGATGCGTCTTTACGCGTGAAGAACCGCTCCGACTTGGACGCCTTAATCGCTCGTTTCTTCGAGGCGAATACGCGCGGCGACCTCGCAGAGAAGCTTCGCAATGCGGGAGTCGCCTATGGGGGTGTCAATTCCGTCGAGACGTTCTCCCGGCATCCGCAACTGCGGCGGCGTGGTGTAACATTGGAAAGTGGAGAAACCGTACAGCTCGCAGGCGCCCCGATCCAATACTCTTTCGAGGATCCGCAGGCATCCTTTGGACGAATTCCCAAGATTGGCGAGCATACCGAAGCAATACGACGCGAGTTCGTGCGGGTGGAAGCAAATGTCTAG
- a CDS encoding methylaspartate ammonia-lyase, with amino-acid sequence MKITNVQFSPGVSSFYFDDQAAIKGGAGMDGFTYVGIATTPGFDNIRQSGEAISVLLQLETGQWAEGDCAAVQYSGAGGRDPLFIADRYIAWMNSNLRPLLTGRDVSSFAENARFIDLITDNGRQIHTAIRYGLSQALLDATAKATGRLKLEVICDEYRLPIVTSPLKLFGQSGDDRYNAVDKMIMKRVDALPHGLINNVATKLGENGGRLLEYVTWLTQRIKKLRVDESYAPTIHIDVYGTVGLIFNNDPSAIANYLNELEKRAEKFPLYIEGPVDVGNKPGQIELLKAIKSRLSDIGSKVRIVADEWCNTHQDIIEFVDAKCCDMVQIKTPDLGSIHNTIEAVLYCHAHGVEAYLGGTCNETDVSARSCLHVAQATRPQRVLIKPGMGFDEGLTIVANEMHRNQSILKAKYGEIGASQ; translated from the coding sequence ATGAAGATCACCAATGTTCAATTCAGCCCTGGGGTTTCGTCCTTCTACTTTGACGACCAGGCGGCGATCAAAGGTGGGGCCGGAATGGACGGTTTCACCTATGTAGGGATTGCAACGACACCGGGGTTCGACAACATCCGGCAATCAGGCGAAGCGATATCCGTTCTTCTTCAGCTGGAGACTGGCCAATGGGCAGAAGGAGATTGCGCCGCGGTGCAGTATTCGGGCGCCGGCGGCCGCGATCCCTTGTTCATAGCGGATCGTTATATCGCATGGATGAATTCGAACCTGCGACCTTTGCTGACAGGTCGTGACGTCAGTAGTTTTGCGGAGAACGCGCGGTTCATCGATCTAATCACCGACAATGGACGGCAGATCCACACGGCTATTCGCTATGGCCTGTCGCAAGCGCTGCTTGATGCGACTGCAAAAGCGACCGGTCGGCTGAAACTCGAGGTAATCTGCGACGAATATCGTCTGCCCATTGTCACGTCGCCTCTCAAGCTGTTCGGGCAAAGCGGGGACGATCGATACAATGCGGTCGACAAGATGATCATGAAGCGCGTCGACGCCCTTCCGCATGGGCTGATCAACAACGTGGCCACAAAGCTCGGCGAGAATGGCGGAAGACTTCTGGAATATGTCACCTGGTTGACCCAACGCATCAAAAAACTTCGGGTCGACGAAAGTTACGCACCCACGATCCACATCGACGTCTATGGAACGGTCGGGCTGATTTTCAACAACGATCCATCGGCGATCGCGAATTATTTGAACGAACTCGAGAAGAGAGCAGAAAAATTTCCCCTCTATATCGAAGGGCCGGTCGATGTTGGAAACAAACCCGGTCAGATCGAGTTGCTGAAGGCAATCAAGAGCCGCCTTAGCGATATCGGCAGTAAAGTCCGAATAGTGGCTGACGAATGGTGCAACACGCACCAGGATATAATCGAGTTCGTTGACGCGAAATGCTGCGACATGGTGCAGATCAAAACGCCAGACCTAGGCAGCATTCACAATACGATCGAAGCAGTTCTGTACTGCCATGCGCACGGGGTCGAGGCCTATCTCGGCGGCACCTGCAACGAGACAGATGTTTCAGCACGCTCATGCCTGCATGTGGCACAGGCGACGCGTCCGCAACGGGTGTTGATCAAACCCGGCATGGGCTTCGACGAGGGGCTGACGATTGTCGCCAACGAAATGCACCGCAACCAGTCCATTCTGAAAGCCAAGTATGGTGAGATAGGAGCAAGCCAATGA